One window of Aspergillus oryzae RIB40 DNA, chromosome 3 genomic DNA carries:
- a CDS encoding SANT/Myb-like DNA-binding domain-containing protein (predicted protein), with product MLSRQLPVQYTPTSFEIPSIQRGKKRHLSDTEGESDDANHGIRPQLSILPSESSAEPTHHSPEMLFSVHGDAGQHHQMQGHDLGPPDSVALPQHHHHHRLPPHASLRDSQRHGMNMESSPFPSGPPSVVGQPGMPDPAPRPRGPKLKFTPEEDALLVELKENKNLTWKQIADFFPGRTSGTLQVRYCTKLKAKDVAWSDEMVQRLQRAIQEYENDRWRIIAGKVGNGFTPAACRERASQLENPQ from the exons ATGCTTTCACGGCAGCTTCCGGTGCAATATACACCCACCAGCTTCGAAATCCCATCGATACAGCGGGGTAAAAAGCGGCACCTGTCCGACACTGAGGGAGAAAGCGATGACGCAAATCATGGGATCAGGCCACAGCTATCGATCCTTCCATCAGAATCATCTGCTGAACCGACCCACCACTCACCCGAGATGCTCTTCTCAGTTCATGGGGATGCTGGGCAACATCATCAGATGCAAGGCCACGACCTTGGACCGCCGGATTCGGTGGCCCTCCcacaacatcaccaccaccatcgtcTTCCCCCACACGCGTCGTTACGCGACTCCCAGCGCCATGGTATGAATATGGAATCATCTCCATTCCCATCTGGCCCGCCAAGTGTGGTAGGTCAGCCTGGGATGCCCGATCCGGCACCCAGGCCACGGGGACCCAAGCTCAAATTTACGCCGGAAGAGGACGCTTTGCTGGTAGaactgaaggagaacaagaactTAACATGGAAACAAATCGCCGATTTCTTCCCGGGCCGAACAAGTGGTACATTGCAAGTCCGGTACTGCACCAAGTTGAAGGCTAAGGACGTGGCATGGAGCGATGAAATG GTCCAACGGCTACAGCGTGCAATTCAGGAGTACGAGAACGACCGCTGGCGTATCATTGCGGGGAAAGTTGGCAATGGCTTCACACCAGCAGCTTGTCGAGAGAGGGCTTCTCAGCTTGAAAACCCTCAATGA
- the cox5b gene encoding cytochrome c oxidase subunit IV (cytochrome c oxidase, subunit Vb/COX4) — protein sequence MFLQRTAFALARRTPVRAVAARPFSSSVIRSNKAKYAVEKDGKILSFEEIKTEEDLVPPGAKAGTVPSDIEQATGLERLELVGKMQGIDIFDMRPLDASRKGTLENPIIVNGAGDEQYAGCTGFPADSHTVNWLTVSRDRPIERCGECGNVVKLNYVGPLEDAHDPLQFPLLTQSLQTITATATATPLPRSPRLSPTTSSLSTGTEEL from the exons ATGTTCCTCCAACGCACAGCCTTCGCCCTCGCGCGGCGCACTCCCGTCAGGGCCGTTGCTGCCCGCcctttctcctcctccgtcATCCGCT CCAACAAGGCGAAGTACGCTGTTGAGAAGGATGGCAAGATCCTTTCTTTCGAAG AGAtcaagaccgaggaggaCCTCGTCCCCCCCGGTGCTAAGGCCGGTACCGTCCCCTCCGACATCGAGCAGGCCACTGGTCTCGAGCGTCTTGAACTCGTCGGAAAGATGCAGGGCATTGACATCTTCGACATGAGGCCCCTCGATGCCTCCCGGAAGG GAACTCTCGAGAACCCCATCATCGTCAACGGTGCCGGTGACGAGCAGTACGCTGGTTGCACTGGTTTCCCCGCCGACTCCCACACCGTCAACTGGCTGACC GTCTCTCGTGACCGCCCCATCGAGCGCTGCGGCGAGTGCGGCAACGTTGTCAAGCTCAACTACGTCGGACCCTTGGAGGATGCCCATGACC CTCTCCAATTCCCCCTGCTCACTCAATCCCTCCAGACGATCacggccacggccacggccacCCCGCTCCCGAGGAGCCCAAGACTTTCGCCGACTACGTCAAGCCTGAGTACTGGTACCG AGGAATtatga
- a CDS encoding purine-cytosine permease family protein (predicted protein): MSSEPPLSTLGVNSEKEPSKTPFTDHPSHTAEYDGEGRDAADGPFLSPRIAAYVRRFENQLIEYNLEARGIERVQQHERMKKLTWVSYLQAFLLWVSINLAANNITLGMLGPVVYGLSFLDSALCSVLGALVGALVASWMATWGPVSGVRTMAFGRYTMGWWPSKIVVILNLIQMLGYSLIDCVVCGQILSAVSPNGNMSVAVGIVIIAVSCWVIATFGYQVFHYYERFAFLPQIIVVSILYAVSSSKFDLSTPSSGDPRTLAGNRLSFFSICLSAAITYAPLAADFFVYYPERTSRVTLFSLSLVGLIVSFTMAFLVGIGLASGISSHPEYGAAYSRGAGALIVEGFGPLHGFGKFCSVVVALGLIANTIPPTYSAGVDFQVLGRYAEKVPRAIWNTIGVIIYTVCALVGRSNLSDIFTNFLALMGYWVAIWFAIILEERFIFRFRTGYNWNVWNDPSKLPVGVAAFAAFVVGWVGAILCMAQVWYIGPLSRLVGEYGADMGNYVGFTWAGLVYPPLRYVELRMLGR, translated from the exons ATGTCCTCGGAACCTCCTCTGTCTACCCTAGGGGTAAACTCTGAAAAAGAACCGTCAAAGACTCCCTTCACTGACCACCCGTCCCATACTGCAGAGTATGATGGAGAGGGTCGTGATGCGGCGGACGGCCCTTTCTTATCGCCACGCATTGCTGCATATGTCAGGAGGTTTGAAAACCAACTGATCGAATACAACCTGGAAGCCCGTGGTATCGAAAGGGTGCAGCAACATGAACGGATGAAAAAGTTGACTTGGGTCTCGTACCTGCAAGCGTTCTTACTCTGGGTCTCAATTAATTTGGCGGCCAACAACATCACCCTAGGAATGCTGGGGCCCGTTGTATATGGCTTGAGCTTTCTGGATTCGGCACTCTGTTCGGTTCTGGGTGCTTTGGTTGGCGCATTAGTTGCCTCGTGGATGGCCACATGGGGGCCAGTCTCAGGCGTCCGGACTATG GCATTCGGACGCTATACGATGGGGTGGTGGCCGAGCAAGATTGTCGTCATCCTGAATCTGATCCAAATGCTTGGGTACTCTTTAATTGATTGCGTAGTATGCGGGCAGATCTTATCTGCCGTGTCACCAAATGGGAACATGTCGGTAGCTGTCG GCATCGTGATCATCGCGGTCAGTTGTTGGGTGATAGCCACGTTCGGCTATCAGGTCTTCCATTACTACGAACG CTTCGCGTTCCTTCCCCAGATTATCGTAGTCTCTATACTCTACGCTGTGTCCTCATCGAAGTTTGATCTGTCCACGCCTTCATCTGGGGATCCTCGCACGCTCGCTGGGAATCG GTTGTCGTTTTTTTCTATCTGTCTCAGTGCTGCCATCACCTATGCCCCGTTGGCGGCCGACTTCTTCGTTTATTACCCTGAGAGAACATCACGAGTGACACTCTTCTCACTTTCATTGGTAGGCCTTATTGTATCATTCACTATGGCGTTTCTTGTCGGAATCGGACTTGCATCTGGTATCTCAAGTCATCCAGAGTACGGCGCAGCATACTCTAGGGGTGCAGGAGCACTTATCGTCGAAGGATTCGGGCCTCTTCATGGGTTCGGCAAGTTCTGCTCGGTGGTTGTTGCGCTAGGACTCATCGCAAATACCATCCCACCGACCTACTCCGCCGGTGTTGACTTCCAGGTTCTTGGACGATACGCCGAAAAGGTCCCGAGAGCTATATGGAACACCATCGGCGTTATAATCTACACCGTCTGCGCATTGGTTGGTCGAAGCAACCTTTCTGATATCTTCACCAATTTCCTCGCTCTCATGGGCTACTGGGTCGCAATATGGTTCGCTATCATTCTCGAGGAGCGATTCATTTTCCGGTTCCGTACTGGGTATAACTGGAATGTGTGGAATGACCCCTCCAAGCTACCTGTGGGCGTCGCCGCATTTGCCGCTTTCGTAGTCGGTTGGGTCGGTGCAATCCTGTGCATGGCGCAAGTCTGGTATATTGGTCCTCTTTCCAGACTAGTGGGTGAATATGGCGCAGAT ATGGGTAACTACGTCGGATTTACCTGGGCTGGCCTCGTGTACCCGCCATTACGGTATGTCGAGCTGCGCATGTTGGGTCGGTAA
- a CDS encoding SANT/Myb-like DNA-binding domain-containing protein (predicted protein): MVLSLPSPSKLQTSQGISIDQRAISSLSPPNPKKRRASPQISTATTMSTSGTTAAAGEAALEPGPGVPEAPPRKKGRTNTPWTAEEEQRLKTMRDAGRSWSEIAKTFPFRTEGSVKKHWYKVAFQPLSWIALFSND, from the exons ATGGTCTTGAGTTTACCC AGCCCCTCCAAACTCCAAACGAGTCAAGGCATCTCCATCGACCAGCGCGCCATCTCATCT CTTTctccccccaaccccaaaaagcGCCGTGCTTCGCCCCAGATAAGCACTGCgacaaccatgtcaacatCTGGGACTACCGCCGCTGCGGGCGAGGCCGCGCTTGAACCTGGGCCAGGAGTGCCAGAAGCTCCCCccaggaaaaagggaaggacCAACACTCCGTGgactgcggaggaagagcAGCGACTAAAGACAATGCGCGATGCTGGTCGCAGCTGGAGTGAGATTGCTAAG acatttccttttcgaacCGAAGGGAGTGTTAAGAAGCACTGGTATAAGGTAGCGTTTCAGCCATTATCCTGGATTGCGTTATTTTCCAATGACTGA
- a CDS encoding uncharacterized protein (predicted protein) — MKVYPRTRERERAWKLALGSAAVSLVSAPILMLIFRHPWPQRWFTETTVPTVIDSYYLLTLGSYRAFYILNWLYRGFASHHWDPISDIFGIVQTAFYIDFAWVYYTRQRVKLRNGGVVDSEDFRNSWLVNKVLSFRQRRSVDEEQHLHDEGAEAEHGADGERPRNNRWGARGISISADDTLNETRNPKPSSAGDDRLEGFLEDEEDTWEEHANQQTQHKHSPDATGNQK, encoded by the exons atgaaggtaTACCCCCGGACACGGGAACGGGAGAGGGCATGGAAATTAGCTCTAGGCTCTGCTGCGGTGTCTTTAGTGTCAGCACCGATCTTGATGCTAATATTCAGACATCCTTGGCCACAGAGATGGTTTACGGAG ACCACCGTCCCCACTGTCATCGACTCCTATTATCTCCTTACATTAGGTTCCTACCGGGCATTTTACATTCTAAATTGGCTGTATAGGGGATTTGCTTCTCATCACTGGGACCCCATTTCGGATATTTTTGGCATCGTCCAGACCGCGTTCTACATTGACTTCGCTTGGGTCTACTATACGCGACAGCGCGTAAAACTCCGCAATGGTGGCGTTGTAGACTCCGAGGATTTCCGGAACAGCTGGCTGGTCAACAAAGTGTTGAGTTTCAGGCAGCGACGGAGCGTCGATGAAGAACAGCACCTCCATGATGAAGGAGCAGAAGCCGAACATGGGGCTGATGGTGAACGGCCGAGAAACAACCGCTGGGGCGCTCGAGGGATTTCTATCTCAGCAGATGACACATTAAACGAGACTCGCAACCCCAAACCCAGCAGCGCAGGTGACGACCGGCTGGAGGGATTCctggaggacgaagaggacaCTTGGGAAGAGCACGCAAACCAGCAAACACAGCACAAGCATTCTCCTGATGCGACAGGCAATCAAAAGTGA
- a CDS encoding uncharacterized protein (predicted protein) yields the protein MAESVPSHGLGITAPFPNDFPRTVTAGLGPVPDPDYVFSGAALSPPPPPVKRTRRSPKPTAAAREGPVTILPHPEGLQRLEQERRREQVDPHSHQRPRAPGRGRRDPQAEEEDVFVERLREQNLAWKHIREMFREKFNKDASEARLQMRMLRRRKDRSARWEESDVSTYIKPTFSSWPAANHQVA from the coding sequence ATGGCTGAATCTGTCCCCTCACATGGACTGGGAATAACCGCGCCCTTTCCAAATGATTTCCCGCGAACTGTAACCGCTGGTCTAGGCCCTGTTCCCGACCCAGATTATGTCTTCAGTGGAGCCGCCCTgtcacctccaccacccccCGTTAAGCGGACTCGGCGAAGTCCTAAACCAACGGCGGCAGCTCGCGAAGGGCCGGTCACCATACTGCCTCATCCGGAAGGTCTCCAACGATTAGAGCAGGAACGCCGGCGAGAGCAAGTTGATCCTCATTCACACCAACGACCTCGGGCGCCCGGCCGAGGGCGACGAGACCCGCaagctgaggaagaggatgtatTTGTTGAACGGTTACGGGAACAGAACCTGGCATGGAAACACATCCGGGAGATGTTCCGGGAGAAGTTCAACAAGGACGCATCGGAGGCCCGCCTACAGATGCGGATGCTGCGCAGGCGCAAAGACCGCTCGGCTCGATGGGAAGAGAGCGATGTGAGTACGTACATCAAACCTACCTTCTCATCTTGGCCAGCTGCTAATCACCAGGTTGCCTAG
- a CDS encoding putative translation factor pelota (meiotic cell division protein Pelota/DOM34): MRLIKNKVELNGSGTVTLCPEEPEDMWHAYNLIRPGDLLRASAIRRVTTTQETGSTTSARVHLTLEIRVKSLDFDPQLSQLHVSGQIVNETQHTKVGQHHTLDLELNRNFTLEKEIGSDGEGVGWDSIAIQMLKDAVDDGGKRRAEAVAVVMQEGLAHICFIGQFQTILKQKVEMSVPRKRQGGSDHDKMEFNTSSTSLTSNETVRPVLLASPGFVAAGFQKHIQSVAATSTPALKRLLPNIVVVHSASGYLHSLAEVLQSPSVKTILADTKYARETKLMDDFQDQLRKETNKATYGPREVESAVDQGAVGRGGGVLIISNRLFRSQDVAERKRWVSLVDRVRDVEGGEVRVLSSDHESGRRLDGLGGIAALLTFPIVEDDYDSHEEQS; this comes from the exons ATGCGCTTGATCAAGAACAAGGTTGAGCTTAACGGCTCAGGCACAGTCACGCTGTGCCCTGAAGAGCCCGAAGATATG TGGCATGCATACAACCTAATTCGACCTGGCGATCTTCTCCGCGCCAGTGCCATTCGCCGTGTTACCACGACCCAAGAGACTGGATCTACAACGTCCGCTCGAGTCCACCTGACGCTCGAGATCCGAGTCAAATCTCTAGATTTCGACCCGCAGCTTTCCCAGCTGCATGTGAGTGGCCAGATTGTGAACGAAACGCAACACACCAAGGTTGGCCAGCACCATACGCTGGATTTGGAGTTGAATCGCAACTTCACgcttgaaaaggaaataggcTCGGACGGCGAGGGGGTGGGATGGGATAGTATCGCCATTCAGATGCTTAAAGATGCGGTTGATGACGGCGGGAAACGGAGGGCGGAGGCTGTGGCTGTTGTGATGCAGGAGGGTCTTGCTCATATATGTTTTATTGGGCAGTTTCAGACGATTCTGAAGCAGAAGGTTGAGATGTCCGTTCCGCGGAAACGACAGGGAGGCAGCGATCATGATAAG ATGGAATTCAACACTAGCTCTACCTCTCTCACCAGCAACGAGACCGTCCGACCTGTCCTCCTTGCATCACCTGGTTTCGTTGCCGCCGGGTTCCAGAAGCACATCCAGTCCGTCGCAGCGACCAGCACACCCGCTCTGAAGCGTCTACTCCCGAATATTGTGGTCGTCCACTCCGCCTCCGGGTACTTACATTCCCTAGCAGAAGTTCTACAGTCACCCTCAGTCAAAACGATCCTCGCCGATACGAAGTACGCTCGAGAAACCAAACTCATGGACGACTTCCAGGACCAACTTCGGAAAGAGACGAACAAGGCAACATACGGGCCGCGCGAGGTCGAATCAGCAGTTGACCAAGGCGCTGTGGGCCGTGGTGGCGGCGTGCTAATCATCTCCAATCGCCTGTTCCGGTCCCAGGACGTGGCCGAGCGTAAACGCTGGGTATCACTGGTTGACCGCGTGCGGGACGTGGAAGGCGGAGAAGTTCGGGTGCTCAGCTCAGACCATGAGAGTGGGAGGAGATTGGACGGGCTGGGTGGCATTGCCGCTCTGTTGACGTTCCCCATTGTCGAGGATGATTACGACTCCCATGAGGAGCAAAGTTGA